One genomic region from Muriicola soli encodes:
- a CDS encoding nucleoside-diphosphate kinase produces MTGNRTFTMIKPDAVENGHIGAILEKITSAGFKIIAMKYTQLSKRDAREFYAIHKERPFFGELVEFMTRGPIVSAILEKDNAVEDFRALIGATNPAEAAEGTIRKLFAKDIGENAVHGSDSDENAAIEGAFHFSGREIY; encoded by the coding sequence ATGACTGGAAACAGAACATTTACAATGATCAAACCCGACGCGGTGGAGAACGGCCACATCGGTGCTATTTTAGAAAAGATTACCTCCGCGGGATTTAAGATCATCGCCATGAAATACACTCAACTCAGCAAGCGTGATGCACGTGAGTTTTACGCCATTCATAAAGAACGTCCTTTCTTTGGCGAGTTGGTGGAGTTTATGACCAGAGGTCCCATTGTTTCGGCAATCCTGGAAAAGGACAATGCCGTGGAAGACTTCCGGGCACTGATTGGTGCGACTAACCCCGCTGAAGCTGCAGAAGGAACCATTCGTAAACTCTTCGCAAAGGATATAGGTGAAAATGCCGTTCACGGCTCCGATAGTGATGAGAATGCAGCCATTGAAGGTGCATTTCATTTCTCAGGACGCGAGATCTACTAG
- a CDS encoding WbqC family protein has protein sequence MALLAQQQCVWEVMDYFEKQTFRNRTYISTDQGKQMLSIPISHVGGKKGKQYYREVETDNTYPWQRQHWRSLQTAYRSSPFFEYYEDDLAPLFQKAAASLLDHNIHCMEIVCSLLNLTLPTQKTTLYNPSPKEVRDMRFLVDAKRPAPIKMPVYTQVFTERNGFIENLSILDLLFNEGPNTLNYLQELNLTDA, from the coding sequence ATGGCCCTGCTGGCCCAGCAGCAGTGTGTATGGGAGGTCATGGATTATTTTGAAAAGCAGACCTTTAGAAATCGAACCTACATCAGTACAGATCAGGGGAAACAGATGCTGAGTATCCCCATCAGCCATGTTGGTGGCAAAAAAGGAAAACAATATTACAGAGAAGTTGAGACCGATAATACGTATCCATGGCAAAGGCAACATTGGCGTTCCCTGCAAACCGCCTATCGTTCTTCCCCCTTTTTTGAATATTACGAAGATGATTTGGCCCCACTCTTTCAAAAAGCAGCTGCTTCCCTGCTCGACCATAATATCCACTGTATGGAGATTGTATGTTCCTTGTTAAATCTGACTCTGCCTACCCAAAAAACTACTTTGTATAATCCTTCTCCCAAAGAAGTCAGGGATATGCGCTTTCTGGTCGATGCTAAAAGGCCTGCTCCTATTAAAATGCCCGTTTACACTCAGGTGTTTACAGAACGTAATGGATTTATTGAAAACCTCAGCATACTGGACCTTCTCTTTAACGAAGGCCCCAATACTTTGAATTACCTACAGGAACTAAACCTAACAGATGCTTAG
- a CDS encoding DUF6122 family protein yields the protein MLRFFLHYGIHFIIPVVVGLLFFKNNQKRVILILLAAILIDLDHLLADPIFDPHRCSINYHFLHQYWAVAVYILFLLIKPLRIWGIGLLIHILADWTDCLLMGFENGM from the coding sequence ATGCTTAGATTTTTCCTTCATTACGGGATACATTTTATCATACCTGTAGTTGTGGGGTTACTTTTTTTTAAAAACAATCAAAAGCGTGTGATCCTCATTCTGCTGGCTGCCATTTTGATCGATTTAGATCATTTACTGGCTGATCCTATTTTCGATCCCCATCGGTGTAGTATTAATTATCATTTTCTACACCAGTATTGGGCGGTTGCGGTCTATATTCTTTTTCTACTTATAAAACCCCTGAGGATCTGGGGAATCGGACTTTTGATTCACATCCTTGCCGATTGGACGGACTGTCTGCTTATGGGTTTTGAAAACGGAATGTAG
- a CDS encoding DUF721 domain-containing protein, which produces MVRKKNNVSLSEALQEFISSNKLQKGLDKVLIKEAWASLMGNGVNNYTTGLDLRNGTLFVSLSSSVLREELSLGKSKIINLLNEEVGREVVKKIVLR; this is translated from the coding sequence ATGGTCAGGAAGAAAAACAATGTATCTCTTAGCGAAGCCCTGCAAGAATTTATTTCTTCCAATAAATTACAAAAGGGTTTAGACAAGGTATTGATTAAAGAGGCCTGGGCATCTCTGATGGGCAATGGCGTAAACAATTACACCACCGGACTCGACCTGCGTAACGGCACTCTGTTTGTTTCCCTTTCCTCCTCTGTACTCAGGGAAGAGCTCAGCCTGGGAAAATCTAAGATCATAAATCTCTTAAATGAAGAGGTAGGCAGGGAAGTCGTCAAAAAGATCGTACTTCGCTAA
- the ribH gene encoding 6,7-dimethyl-8-ribityllumazine synthase produces the protein MATANRNLSHYDKDSIPDASHLKIGIVVSEWNEEITEGLYQGAHTTLVECGLKEDQLLRWNVPGSFELTFGCKKMIEELKPDAVIAIGSVIRGETQHFDFVCSATAQGIKDLNVNTATPVIFCVLTDDTLQQAKDRSGGTHGNKGTEAAIAAIKMAVLGK, from the coding sequence ATGGCCACCGCAAATCGCAACCTATCGCACTACGATAAAGATAGTATCCCTGATGCGTCCCATTTAAAAATTGGGATCGTGGTTTCTGAGTGGAATGAGGAAATTACGGAAGGACTCTATCAAGGGGCTCATACGACTCTAGTTGAATGTGGCCTGAAAGAAGACCAGTTGCTCAGGTGGAACGTGCCCGGGAGTTTTGAACTCACCTTTGGCTGTAAAAAGATGATCGAAGAGCTAAAGCCAGACGCCGTCATTGCTATAGGCAGTGTAATCCGCGGAGAAACACAGCACTTCGATTTTGTCTGCAGTGCCACTGCACAGGGCATCAAAGACCTGAATGTCAATACAGCTACGCCTGTCATATTTTGCGTCCTTACCGATGACACCCTTCAACAGGCAAAAGACAGAAGCGGAGGAACACACGGAAACAAAGGAACCGAAGCTGCTATCGCTGCCATCAAAATGGCTGTCCTCGGGAAATAA
- a CDS encoding tetratricopeptide repeat protein, translating to MATYKKRGYKPQNKEEEKALREQGSTTAEVFSALDESASKSEQWVARNQNYILGVIGVIAVTVLGYLGYNQFVQMPKNASAANEMLYPNRYFNEALQNTAERDSLFLLALNGAEGKYGYLDIIDEYSGTPSANIATYAAGMAYKELQQYDKAIEYLEQVSPDEEITASLTLGSIGDSFLQLGQTADALTYYEKAFAEDNNNLTTPRFLYKAGVAALELDQKEKALGYFQRVKDDFPDSTEAQTIDVFIGMAQTQ from the coding sequence ATGGCGACATATAAGAAGAGGGGCTACAAGCCTCAGAATAAAGAAGAGGAAAAAGCCCTGAGAGAACAGGGAAGCACTACTGCCGAAGTATTCAGCGCTTTGGATGAAAGCGCTTCCAAATCGGAACAATGGGTAGCACGCAACCAGAATTATATCCTTGGCGTCATTGGCGTCATCGCCGTTACCGTGCTGGGTTATTTAGGATACAATCAATTCGTGCAAATGCCAAAAAATGCAAGTGCAGCCAATGAAATGCTATATCCCAACAGGTACTTTAACGAAGCCTTGCAAAATACTGCGGAGAGGGATTCACTGTTCCTGCTTGCCCTCAATGGAGCTGAGGGGAAGTACGGCTATCTCGACATCATCGATGAGTACTCAGGTACTCCGTCAGCAAATATTGCCACTTATGCTGCGGGTATGGCTTATAAAGAATTGCAGCAGTATGACAAGGCCATAGAATATCTGGAACAGGTATCTCCTGATGAGGAAATTACGGCTTCTTTAACTCTTGGAAGCATAGGCGACTCCTTTCTCCAATTGGGGCAGACTGCAGACGCCCTCACGTATTACGAAAAAGCTTTTGCCGAGGATAACAATAATCTCACTACTCCGCGATTTTTGTACAAAGCCGGCGTAGCTGCATTAGAATTAGATCAGAAAGAGAAGGCACTAGGCTACTTCCAACGCGTAAAAGATGACTTTCCGGATTCCACTGAAGCGCAGACTATTGACGTCTTTATTGGGATGGCTCAAACTCAATAA
- the mutL gene encoding DNA mismatch repair endonuclease MutL, whose product MADRIQLLPDHVANQIAAGEVVQRPASVVKELMENAVDAQASEIKLVVKDGGKTLIQVVDDGIGMSPTDARLSFERHATSKIRSAEDLFQLHTKGFRGEALASIAAIAHVDMQTRPGDEELGTHLRIEGSNVVSQEAAVTPKGTSIAVKNLFYNIPARRNFLKSDKVEFRHITDEFHRVALAHPGISFFFYHNDSELFHLNQNSQRKRIINIFGHKTDEKLVPVQEETQVVKIDGFICKPAFAKKSRGEQFFFVNDRFIKSPYLHHAVQSAFEGLIKPDSYPGYFLYLTVDPTSIDINIHPTKTEIKFDDEHTLYAILRAAVKHSLGQFHLAPMLDFEQDQNLETPYAYQNKEAEVPGIAVNPGFNPFQQETATSYGRSGAYSRQSAKGWENLFVDLESKSSRGEAFSSVHFESEAVSGAIFPPSDEKQLNEGTTFQLRRKYIVTTIRSGMLIIDQQRAHQRVLYEKFLRSMTLKESLSQQLLFPVSLNFSDAEIRVIEDLLDQLRTLGFVIEISKKEEIMITGLPPLVPEKEVRPVLDHLIAEYRQGNESTNLSQSDMLAKALCGSVSVKSGDQLDTHSQLALVNDLFACKESMLSPFNKPIFITLTENEIDKKFN is encoded by the coding sequence ATGGCAGACCGTATTCAACTTTTGCCAGATCATGTGGCTAACCAGATTGCAGCAGGAGAAGTTGTTCAGCGACCTGCCTCTGTGGTTAAGGAGTTGATGGAGAATGCCGTGGATGCACAGGCCAGTGAAATTAAATTGGTGGTTAAGGACGGGGGTAAAACCCTGATTCAGGTGGTCGATGACGGAATAGGGATGAGCCCTACAGATGCCCGACTCAGTTTTGAGCGGCATGCAACCTCCAAGATCCGGAGTGCCGAAGACCTCTTTCAGCTTCATACCAAAGGCTTCAGGGGAGAAGCCCTTGCTTCCATCGCTGCCATTGCGCATGTTGATATGCAAACCCGCCCGGGGGATGAAGAACTGGGAACCCATCTGAGAATTGAAGGGAGTAATGTGGTGTCTCAGGAGGCAGCCGTAACCCCAAAGGGCACTTCTATTGCTGTCAAAAACCTCTTTTACAATATACCCGCCAGACGTAATTTCCTAAAATCTGACAAGGTGGAATTCCGTCACATTACCGATGAGTTTCATCGTGTGGCCCTGGCTCACCCGGGAATCAGTTTTTTCTTTTACCACAACGACAGTGAATTATTTCATCTAAATCAAAACTCACAGCGCAAAAGGATTATCAATATTTTTGGTCATAAGACCGATGAAAAACTGGTGCCGGTCCAGGAAGAAACTCAGGTAGTGAAAATCGATGGTTTTATCTGTAAGCCTGCCTTTGCCAAAAAAAGCAGGGGAGAGCAATTCTTCTTTGTCAATGATCGATTTATTAAAAGTCCGTACCTGCATCACGCAGTACAATCCGCGTTTGAGGGCCTGATCAAACCTGATTCGTACCCGGGGTATTTTCTTTACCTCACCGTAGATCCCACCTCCATCGATATCAATATCCACCCGACAAAGACGGAGATAAAATTCGATGATGAACACACCCTCTATGCCATTTTGAGGGCAGCGGTAAAACACAGTCTGGGACAATTCCACCTGGCACCTATGCTCGATTTTGAGCAGGACCAGAACTTGGAAACACCCTATGCCTATCAAAATAAAGAGGCTGAGGTTCCAGGAATTGCCGTAAATCCGGGGTTTAATCCATTTCAGCAAGAGACTGCAACCTCATACGGGCGTTCCGGCGCCTATAGCAGGCAATCTGCAAAAGGCTGGGAAAACCTTTTCGTAGACCTGGAATCTAAGTCGAGCAGGGGAGAAGCATTCAGCAGTGTTCACTTTGAATCTGAAGCCGTCTCAGGAGCTATTTTTCCACCTTCCGATGAAAAGCAGCTTAACGAAGGAACCACCTTTCAGCTCAGAAGAAAATACATCGTAACAACCATAAGATCAGGGATGCTTATTATTGATCAGCAGCGTGCCCACCAGCGGGTACTGTATGAAAAATTCCTTCGAAGCATGACTTTGAAGGAGAGTCTGAGTCAGCAGTTGTTATTTCCCGTTTCGTTAAATTTTAGTGATGCAGAAATCCGAGTGATAGAAGATTTACTGGATCAATTACGCACCCTGGGATTTGTCATCGAAATAAGCAAAAAAGAGGAAATAATGATTACAGGTTTACCTCCTCTTGTTCCGGAAAAAGAAGTACGCCCGGTTTTGGACCATCTTATTGCAGAATACCGACAGGGGAATGAATCTACTAACCTTTCTCAGTCTGATATGCTCGCAAAAGCGCTTTGCGGTAGTGTCTCCGTTAAATCAGGAGATCAATTGGATACCCATTCCCAGCTGGCGTTGGTAAATGATCTCTTCGCCTGTAAGGAAAGCATGCTTAGTCCGTTTAATAAACCGATCTTTATCACCTTAACCGAAAACGAAATCGACAAAAAATTTAATTAA
- a CDS encoding endonuclease/exonuclease/phosphatase family protein yields MRLTSFSAKLMRWITLSSSGLLFVFSIYITLIDSQVVFLDLLVLFTPYLVGLNFILGFGYALIRSKLLFIPLMALVLWFLVLGPFLVFTTGDENKSPEDISILSYNVMEFIGNYRDRPSDIQDKILDFVSAQDADILCFQEFASTRVSREKLSSYPYNFVYSPRGDKRFAPLSIFSRYPIISSGALDFENTLNNTIYVDVLVNADTLRIYNVHLQSMRIRPGSIKRENPINLYNRLGNTIERQKKQAGQILEHSRDVAHPVVFCGDFNNTQYSKVYRILKEDKEDSFLESGNGLGNTLLFKFLPFRIDYVLVDEELEISGHQNFDIRLSDHTPIKATFRFQNP; encoded by the coding sequence ATGAGGCTTACTTCCTTTAGTGCTAAATTGATGAGATGGATCACCCTCAGCTCATCCGGCCTGTTATTTGTTTTCAGCATTTACATCACTTTAATAGATTCTCAAGTCGTCTTTCTGGACCTGCTAGTATTGTTTACGCCGTATTTGGTAGGACTAAATTTCATACTTGGCTTTGGTTATGCTTTAATACGAAGCAAGTTGCTCTTCATTCCCCTTATGGCATTGGTCCTCTGGTTCTTGGTTTTAGGCCCGTTTTTGGTATTTACCACGGGCGATGAAAATAAATCTCCTGAGGACATTTCAATATTGAGTTATAATGTGATGGAATTCATTGGTAATTACAGGGACAGACCAAGCGATATACAAGACAAGATTTTAGACTTTGTATCAGCACAAGACGCAGATATTTTGTGTTTTCAGGAATTTGCTTCTACAAGGGTGAGCAGAGAAAAATTAAGTTCTTATCCCTATAATTTTGTCTACTCACCGCGGGGTGATAAAAGATTTGCCCCACTATCCATTTTTTCGAGGTATCCAATTATTTCTAGTGGCGCTCTGGACTTTGAGAATACGCTCAATAATACGATTTATGTGGATGTATTAGTGAATGCGGATACATTGAGGATATATAATGTACACCTGCAGTCAATGAGAATACGACCCGGCTCCATCAAGAGGGAGAATCCCATCAACTTATATAACCGACTTGGAAATACTATTGAACGGCAGAAGAAACAGGCAGGTCAAATTCTTGAGCACAGTCGCGATGTAGCACACCCTGTCGTGTTTTGCGGCGACTTTAATAATACTCAGTATTCCAAAGTGTATCGCATCTTGAAGGAAGATAAGGAAGACTCATTTCTGGAAAGTGGTAACGGCCTGGGAAATACATTGCTGTTTAAATTCCTGCCTTTCCGGATTGACTACGTACTGGTGGACGAAGAATTAGAAATAAGTGGACACCAAAACTTTGATATTCGTTTATCAGACCACACCCCAATAAAGGCTACATTCCGTTTTCAAAACCCATAA
- a CDS encoding DUF6576 domain-containing protein: MYARQLTKGRDIGEGFAKLLDSLGAIFKPGDKKAPMKTVYRKRGAQKKSKIDYDKESRQRKIDSILDKISKSGYESLSKAEKDFLFKAGKEE, translated from the coding sequence ATGTATGCAAGGCAACTCACCAAAGGAAGGGATATCGGGGAAGGTTTTGCAAAATTGCTCGACAGTCTTGGAGCCATATTTAAGCCCGGGGATAAGAAGGCCCCAATGAAAACAGTCTACAGAAAAAGGGGCGCACAGAAAAAGTCGAAGATCGATTACGACAAGGAGAGCCGACAACGGAAAATTGACAGTATTCTTGATAAGATCAGCAAGTCGGGCTACGAAAGTCTCTCTAAGGCTGAAAAGGACTTCTTGTTTAAAGCCGGGAAGGAAGAATAA
- a CDS encoding riboflavin synthase subunit beta — MGRFTKLRRNKKYNYSPRYYDDKGEGNPFKMERKLDRYRSTVEPPRGLKSKFSSAMSDLRKGADKNYNLRFLLILAVLILIVLYIIDFDLSIFIS; from the coding sequence ATGGGACGATTTACGAAACTGCGAAGGAACAAGAAATACAATTACTCACCGCGATATTATGATGATAAGGGGGAAGGTAACCCCTTTAAAATGGAGAGAAAACTAGATCGATACCGATCTACTGTAGAGCCTCCCAGAGGATTAAAATCAAAGTTCAGCAGTGCGATGTCTGATCTCAGGAAGGGTGCAGACAAAAACTACAACCTCCGTTTTCTATTGATCCTGGCCGTTCTTATCCTAATTGTTTTATACATCATCGATTTCGACCTTTCTATATTTATTTCCTGA
- the recF gene encoding DNA replication/repair protein RecF (All proteins in this family for which functions are known are DNA-binding proteins that assist the filamentation of RecA onto DNA for the initiation of recombination or recombinational repair.): MFLQKISLLNYKNFADIQFEFDAKINCFVGNNGRGKTNMLDAIYHLSFGKSYFNPIATQNIKHGEDFFVIEGNFSLNDREEKIVCSLKRNIKKVIRRNGKAYDRLSEHIGLLPLVIISPADRDLIIEGSDTRRKFMDGVISQSDPEYLHALMNYQKAVSQRNALLKYFAANHTYDPKTIEVYNEQLQNYGQEIYKKRVAFVEEIYPIFKEQYKLISGDTEEVNLVYNSRLHEASLAELLSSNIDRDRALQYTSVGIHKDDLDFQIGDYPIKKFGSQGQQKSFLIALKFAQFKLLKKLVGTTPILLLDDIFDKLDESRVAHIISLVEDDNFGQIFISDTHAERTERIIKEIHQTYKIFPL, from the coding sequence ATGTTTCTTCAGAAGATTTCCCTCCTCAATTATAAAAACTTTGCCGATATACAATTTGAATTCGATGCTAAGATCAATTGTTTTGTCGGGAATAACGGAAGGGGGAAAACCAATATGCTCGACGCCATATATCACCTGTCTTTCGGTAAGAGCTATTTCAATCCCATTGCAACACAGAATATTAAACACGGGGAGGACTTTTTCGTAATCGAAGGCAATTTTTCGCTCAATGACAGAGAGGAAAAAATCGTTTGTTCCTTAAAACGCAATATAAAAAAGGTAATCCGAAGAAATGGCAAGGCGTATGACCGACTTTCAGAGCACATAGGGCTGTTGCCCCTGGTCATCATTTCACCGGCCGACCGGGATCTTATTATTGAAGGAAGTGATACCCGAAGGAAATTTATGGACGGAGTGATCTCCCAATCCGATCCCGAATACCTCCACGCACTGATGAATTACCAAAAAGCGGTATCGCAGCGCAATGCCTTATTAAAATATTTTGCAGCCAATCATACCTATGACCCAAAAACCATAGAAGTATACAACGAACAGCTACAAAACTACGGGCAGGAGATCTATAAAAAGCGCGTGGCATTTGTAGAAGAGATCTACCCTATATTCAAAGAACAGTACAAGCTAATTTCAGGAGATACCGAGGAAGTAAACCTGGTTTACAATTCCCGTTTACACGAAGCTAGTCTGGCAGAGTTGCTCTCGTCGAACATTGATCGAGACAGGGCGCTGCAATACACTAGTGTAGGAATCCATAAAGACGATCTCGATTTTCAAATCGGGGATTATCCCATTAAAAAATTCGGGAGTCAGGGCCAGCAGAAGTCATTCCTTATCGCTCTGAAATTTGCGCAATTCAAGTTGCTTAAGAAACTAGTTGGCACCACTCCCATCCTGCTGCTCGATGATATTTTTGACAAATTGGACGAAAGTCGGGTTGCCCATATCATATCTTTGGTGGAAGATGATAATTTTGGTCAGATTTTTATAAGTGACACCCATGCTGAACGCACGGAAAGAATCATTAAAGAAATACATCAGACCTATAAAATATTTCCTTTGTAA
- a CDS encoding rhomboid family intramembrane serine protease — protein sequence MGRLTGAIKHLLIINIIFFIATSLFGEQMYQWFSLWFPENENFALWQVISHMFMHGGFMHILFNMYALWAFGSPLEQMWGKKKFLFFYFSAGIGAALIHTAVNYYYFNEGMNVLLSSGLTRPEVIDIISQGKFNTGWYELASRTTIDNFLMSYSTPAVGASGAIYGILVAFGMSFPNSELFLIFLPVPIKAKYFIPVLIGLDLFSGVTGYSIFGQGIAHFAHVGGALFGFIMMWYWKKNQFNNNRWN from the coding sequence ATGGGAAGACTAACCGGGGCTATTAAACATCTCCTTATTATCAATATCATCTTCTTTATAGCTACTTCTTTATTCGGGGAGCAGATGTATCAATGGTTTTCCCTTTGGTTCCCTGAGAATGAAAATTTTGCTTTATGGCAGGTGATTTCCCATATGTTTATGCACGGAGGATTTATGCATATCCTCTTTAATATGTATGCCTTGTGGGCCTTTGGTTCGCCTCTTGAACAAATGTGGGGAAAGAAAAAATTTCTGTTTTTCTATTTTTCTGCCGGGATAGGAGCCGCCCTGATCCATACGGCGGTGAATTATTACTACTTCAATGAGGGAATGAACGTGTTGCTGTCTTCGGGTCTGACCCGCCCTGAAGTTATAGATATTATATCTCAGGGAAAATTTAACACAGGCTGGTATGAATTGGCATCGAGGACAACCATTGACAACTTTCTTATGTCTTACAGCACGCCGGCCGTTGGTGCATCAGGTGCCATCTATGGGATTTTAGTTGCCTTTGGAATGTCCTTTCCCAATAGCGAACTATTTCTTATTTTTCTGCCGGTTCCCATCAAAGCGAAGTATTTTATCCCGGTACTTATAGGGCTCGACTTATTTTCAGGTGTTACAGGATACTCAATTTTTGGACAAGGAATAGCCCACTTTGCACACGTAGGAGGAGCACTTTTTGGATTTATAATGATGTGGTACTGGAAGAAAAACCAGTTTAATAATAACAGATGGAACTAG
- a CDS encoding alkaline phosphatase D family protein: protein MKNRIILFLLPLTFFNCKTAEVTENRIQLPTEADFTIAFGSCNRHNVKNSLWDDVLATEPDVWIWGGDIVYADTDDPEKIAGMYEVQKSIPEYAQLLSEVQVIGTWDDHDYGLNDGGVEFEAKDESQQVFLDFMDVPENDPRRERKGVYAGYNFKTAEGELKILVLDTRYFRSALTPSQQKGKRYEPGPYGEGTVLGEEQWAWLEKELNASEADFNVIVSSIQFLSNQHGFETWGNFPHEVDKLKTTVAQSGAKGVIILSGDRHISEFSSSTLEGMSYPLIDFTSSGLTHVYSSYSGEPNPYRLGEVVAKKSFGLLRFNFKTRQVGMEMISDQGKVLNKLVQEY from the coding sequence GTGAAAAATCGAATAATTCTCTTCCTTTTACCCCTTACGTTTTTTAATTGTAAAACTGCCGAGGTCACTGAAAACAGAATACAGCTTCCAACTGAGGCCGATTTTACCATTGCCTTTGGTTCGTGTAACAGACATAATGTAAAGAATTCGCTTTGGGATGATGTGCTGGCAACAGAGCCGGATGTTTGGATCTGGGGAGGGGATATTGTCTATGCGGATACGGATGATCCCGAAAAAATAGCCGGTATGTACGAGGTGCAGAAGAGCATTCCCGAATACGCTCAACTGCTTAGTGAAGTGCAGGTTATCGGTACCTGGGATGATCACGATTACGGACTTAATGACGGAGGGGTGGAGTTTGAGGCCAAAGATGAAAGTCAGCAGGTCTTTTTAGATTTTATGGACGTTCCTGAAAATGACCCCAGACGTGAGAGAAAAGGTGTCTATGCCGGATACAATTTTAAAACAGCCGAAGGCGAGCTTAAGATCCTGGTTCTTGATACCCGATATTTCAGATCCGCACTTACACCATCCCAACAAAAGGGCAAGAGGTATGAACCAGGACCTTACGGGGAAGGAACCGTTTTGGGAGAAGAACAATGGGCCTGGCTGGAAAAGGAGTTAAACGCTTCGGAGGCAGATTTTAATGTTATTGTAAGCAGTATTCAGTTTTTATCCAATCAGCACGGGTTTGAGACCTGGGGAAATTTCCCTCACGAGGTGGACAAGTTAAAAACTACGGTTGCACAATCGGGTGCCAAGGGAGTAATCATCCTTTCTGGTGACCGCCATATCTCGGAATTTTCGAGTAGTACCCTAGAAGGGATGTCCTATCCTCTGATCGATTTTACCAGTAGCGGCCTTACCCATGTTTATTCCAGTTATTCAGGGGAACCAAATCCGTACAGGCTTGGAGAGGTGGTGGCGAAAAAAAGCTTTGGTTTACTCCGCTTTAATTTTAAAACGAGGCAGGTAGGGATGGAAATGATAAGCGATCAGGGTAAAGTCCTTAACAAACTGGTACAAGAGTATTAA
- a CDS encoding DHH family phosphoesterase codes for MNSANVRALKALLNTPQKIAIIPHKNPDGDAIGAALGLHLYLKKEGHNSVVISPNDYPEFLKWMPGTSEVMIFEKQNTQAKELIATAEIIFTVDFNDLGRIGQMKEVLEETETTFVMVDHHHSPADYASIMYSDSGMSSTCEMIYHMIKALGGENEINQEIADCLYAGILTDTGSFKYAATTSETHRVVAALIDRGARSAEIHKEIFDTNTPSRLHLLGCALNNMVILPEYSTAYITLNQDELDKHQFKKGDTEGFVNYGLTLADIRLAVIFIENREEGIIKISFRSEGDFSVNEFARAYFDGGGHTNAAGGKSTRSMQDTVIYFRNLLEKHKSELSR; via the coding sequence ATGAATTCAGCAAATGTTCGGGCTCTGAAGGCCCTGCTTAACACTCCCCAGAAAATCGCCATTATTCCCCATAAAAATCCAGACGGTGATGCCATTGGTGCTGCCTTAGGACTACACCTCTATCTCAAAAAAGAAGGCCATAACTCAGTTGTGATCAGCCCTAATGACTATCCGGAATTCCTGAAATGGATGCCGGGTACCTCAGAGGTGATGATCTTCGAAAAACAAAATACACAGGCAAAGGAGCTTATCGCAACAGCAGAAATAATATTTACTGTAGATTTCAATGATTTGGGAAGAATCGGACAAATGAAGGAGGTTTTGGAAGAAACTGAAACTACCTTTGTGATGGTAGACCATCATCACAGTCCGGCCGATTACGCTTCTATCATGTATTCTGACTCCGGGATGAGTTCTACCTGTGAGATGATCTATCACATGATAAAAGCCCTGGGAGGAGAAAATGAAATCAATCAAGAAATAGCCGATTGTCTTTACGCCGGAATTCTTACCGATACGGGCTCTTTTAAATACGCTGCTACCACAAGTGAGACCCATAGGGTTGTGGCTGCATTGATAGACCGTGGGGCCAGAAGTGCGGAGATCCACAAAGAAATATTTGACACCAACACGCCCAGCAGGCTTCATCTTTTGGGATGTGCCCTCAATAATATGGTGATCTTACCCGAATACAGCACTGCATACATCACCCTTAATCAGGATGAGTTGGATAAGCACCAGTTTAAAAAAGGTGATACGGAAGGCTTTGTGAATTACGGACTGACCCTTGCAGATATACGATTGGCTGTTATTTTTATCGAGAACAGGGAAGAAGGGATAATTAAAATCTCATTTCGTTCAGAGGGTGATTTTTCAGTGAATGAATTTGCCCGGGCATATTTTGACGGCGGCGGCCATACCAATGCTGCAGGAGGAAAAAGCACCCGATCTATGCAAGATACAGTCATCTATTTCCGCAACCTCTTAGAGAAACACAAAAGTGAATTGAGCAGATGA